GGTTTGAATCTCGTCCACGTCCATGGTCACGGTGTAGCCGAAGACAAGGAGCATCAACAGCGGGAGGGCAAAGCTGATCACCAGGCTCGGGCGGTCCCTTCTGATGTGCAGGACCTCTTTTTTGATCACCGCCCACAGTCGCGTGACCCGCATTATTCTCCGCCTCCGTGGGTCCCGAGCTCCATGGCCCTGCCCCGCCGGGTCAGTGCGATGAAAACGTCTTCCAGCAACAGTACGCCTTCGGCGGCCTTGAGTTCCCGGGGAGGCCCCGCGGCCAGGAATCGCCCGCGGTACATGAAGGCCACCCGGCTACATTGTTCCGCCTCGTCCATGTAGTGGGTGGTCACCACTACCGTAACCCCTTGCGCCGCCAGGCCGTGAAGGATTGCCCAGAACTCGCGCCTGGAAACCGGATCTACACCCGCGGTCGGTTCGTCCAGAAAGAGCAGCGGCGGGCGGTGCACCAGCGCGCAGGCCAGGGCCACCCGCTGTTTCCAGCCGCCGGAAAGAGTATGGACCGGGGTGCGGGTTTGCGGTTCCAGACCGGTGGCGGTGACGGCCGAGGCAATCGCCTCCCCCCGCGCCTTTACGGGAACACCGTAAGCGGCGGCGTAGAACTCCAGATTCTCCCTTACCGTTAGGTCCTCATAAAGGCTGAAACGCTGTGAGACGTACCCGATGCTTTCCTTTATGCGCTCCGGCTCCCGGGCAATGTCGTAGCCCAGTACCTCGCCCCTTCCGGCGGAGGGGCGGAGGAGGCCGCACAGCATCCTGACGGTGGTGGACTTGCCCGAGCCGTTCGGCCCGAGAAGGCCGAATATCTCGCCCTCGTCCACCCGGAAGCTGATGTTATCTACCGCCGTCAAGTTGCCGAACCGCCGCGTCAGGCCCTCAACTACAATGGCCGCCATATCCGCTACTCCTCGAGCCTCACGTCTGCGGGCATGCCCGGCTTCAGCAGGCCCGCGCCTTCCTCCACCGCCACCCGCACGGCGAAGACGGTCTCGGCCCTCCCCTCGGGAGTCTGGACGTTGCGGGGGGTGAACTCCGCCTCCGCCGCGATGTGCACCACCCGTCCGGAAAACTCCTTGTCCGGGAAGGAGTCAACGGCGATTGCCGCACGTTGGTCCAGGCGGACCCGGCCGATATCCGGCTCGGGCACAAAGATCCTGACCCACAGGTCGTCCAGCCGGGAAATGGTGAAGGCCGGAGTTCCCTGGGCCACCGTTTCGCCCTGCTCAACCAGTCGTCCGGTTACCGTGCCCTCAACCGGCGCCCGGAGCACCGTTCGGTCCAGGTTAAGCTGCGCCAGATCCCGCGCCGCCCTCGCCTGGGCCACGGCGGCTTCCAGACTGCGTATGGTTTCTCCGGTCGTGCCGGCCCTTATCAGGTCAAGGTTGGCGCGGGCGGCTTCCGTGGCCGCCTGCCGCGCCGCCAGTTGCTCGGCCGCGCCGTCCCGCGCGTCTCGGGCGGTGTCAACCTGCTGCTGCGGAACCGCTCCCTGGGCGTGAAGCTCTTCCAGGCGCCTCAACTCCCGTTCCGCCGCGGCCAGCGCCACTTCCGCCTGCTTCTCCGCCGCCTCTGCCTGCTTCACGGCGGCCTCCGCCGCCCGAATCTGCTGCTCGCGCGATCCGGCCCGCGCCTCCGCCAGTCGGGCCTCGGCCGCCTTCAGCGCGGCCTCGGCCTGGGCCAGTTGCAGGCGGGCAGTGGAAGCGTCCAGCCGTGCCAGCACCGTACCGGGCTTTACGCGCTCCCCCTCCGCCACCGCGACGTGCTCCACCCGGCCTGCCGCCTCAAAGGCTACCCGGACCTCGGTGGCCTCAATGTAGCCCGAAAACGTCAGCTGCCGGTGGTCGCGGCCGCCGATCGAACGGTAAAAATGGCCGAGGGCGGCGACCGCCGCCAGTACCAGGACGATCAGGACCGTCCGCGTTACCTTCCTACCGGCCACGGTTTCTCACCCCGTCCAGGAAGATGGTGGTGATGGTCTCCAGCACTTCCTCTTCATCAAATCGGACGTATCTATCCCCGTCCAGAAACTCTTTCCAGATGACGAAAATGCCCAGCATGCCCACCAGACACCGCACGGCAATCTGGGGGTTCAGGGGACGCAGGCGGCCCTGTTCCTGCTGCTGACGGTAGAAGGCCTCGGCCTGGGCCGTGGCCCGCAGAATTATCTCCCTGATGAACTGGTCGCGCAGGTCGTCCCGAAAAAGCGCCTCGGCGAGGAAGACCTTCAGAAGCGGCGCGCTCTTCTTGATTACGTCCAGACGGTCGCGAAGGGCGTCCTTGAGGGCGTCCTCCTGGCTTTTGCCTTCGATACGCTCCAGAAGTGGGGGCAGCGTCTCCATTACCAGGGAGACGACGAGATTGAGCAGCAGCTCCTTCTTGGTGGGAAAGTAGCGGAAGATCGTGCCCTCGGCCACCCCCGCCTCCCGGGCGATTTCTGCGGTAGTGCTTCGCTCAAAACCCTTGCGGGCAAAGACCCGCCCCGCCGCAGCCAGGATTTCCGCACGGCGATCGGTGGACGGCTTCCTGGGGACCACCATTATACCCTCTTTCAAGTGAGTACTCACTCATCAATACTATAGAGCACTCCTCCCGGCCCGTCAAGACCGATTCGGGTCGAATCGGGATCCACGTCGCATTCTACGCGCTGGCAATAGCATTGTTACTGTCTTCCCTTTTTGTATCAGCTGGTACGCATTTCCGGCTTCTTCAATGGTATTGGTCTTGCCGGGTATTGGTCTGCTGCTGTTTCTAATACTGAACATGCGCCGCCTGCTTGGGCCTGACACCGACCCGGTTGCCGTAGGCCTTGCGGTGAGCGCCGGCTTGGTGTTATCATAAGTAAGAATTCCTACGAGAGGAAGCCGTTTCTGCCATGAGCACGGAGCTCTTCTGTCGCCTGCCGGCCGGCATGAGGGACTGCCTCCCTCCCGAGGCGGAGCGGCGCCGCCGCCTTACCCAGCTTCTGGCCGACCTCTTCGACCGCTGGGCCTATCAGGAGATACTTACCCCCACTCTCGAGCGCCAGGAAGTGTTCGCCGAGGAAGGGAGACGGGTTTTCCAATTCGCCGACGAGGGCGAGCTGGTGGTCCTGCGGCCGGAGATAACCGCCGCCGTGGCCCGGGTAGTGGCCACCTATTACCGCGATGCACCCAGACCCCTGCGCTTTTTTTATGCCGGCAACGTTTTTCGCCGGGACCCGCCCCAGGCGGGCCGCCTGCGGGAATTCGGTCAGGCCGGAGTGGAACTCCTGGGAGTGCGCAACCCCTGGGCCGACGCCGAGGTCATAGCCCTGGCCATCGAGGCCCTGCGGGAGAGCGGGCTTAAGGAATTCCGGCTGGGCATGGGTCAGGTTCAGGTTACCCTGGGAATGCTGAAGGAGTTGGGCCTGAGCCCCGAAGCGGAGGAGGAGCTGAAGCAGGCCCTGGCCGCACGGGACTATGTGGCTCTGGAGACCTCGGCCTCCCGCTACCGTGTCGTGGATAAGGTGGAAGCTCTGATGGCCCTGCGCGGGGGCCGCGAGGTGCTGGAGCGGGCGCGCTCCCTGGCCGCGAGTTCCGAGGCGAGGTTTGGCCTGGAGGGCCTGGCCCAGGTGTGGGAGGCCCTGGAGGCCGCCGGGCTGGCCGAGTATCTCTTCCTGGACCTGGCACTGCTCCGGGACTTCCAGTATTATACGGGTGTGGTCTTCGAAGGCTACGCCGCCGGTCTGGGCTTCCCGGTTCTGGGCGGGGGCCGCTACGACCAGCTCCTGTACCGCTACGGGCTGGACCTGCCGGCCACGGGTTTTGCCCTGGGGCTGGAACGGCTGCTGAGCGCCCTGCCCGAAGCGGCCGGACCCGGCCCCCAGGATCAAGCGGTGCTGGTGGCGGGCCGGAGGCTGGACCTGGTTCTGGCCCGGGCGCAGGAACTGCGCCGGGAGGGCCGGCGGGTGGAGATGGACCTGGAGCACCGCACCCGGGAAGAGGCGGAGGCTTACGCCGCCGGCCGGGGACGGTTGCCGCTTGAATGGGTAGGATGAAGCCGGCCGGGGTGCCGAATACCCTGGCATGTGGGAAGGGATGATATTGCTTACCATTGCTCTATCCAAGGGCCGCCTGGCCCCGGAAACCCTGGCGCTTCTGGCCCGGGCCGGGCTGCCGGTGGGGGACCTCTCGGAGGACGACCGCCGGCTGCTCATCGAGTACCCGGGCGCCGGCATCCGCTATCTCTGGTGCCGGCCGACGGACGTGCCGGTTTACGTGGAGTACGGGGCCGCCGACCTGGGCGTCGCCGGAAAGGACAGTCTCCTGGAAAGCGGAGCGGAGGTAGTGGAACTGGCCGACCTGCGGTTCGGCTTCTGCCGCCTGGTGGTGGCCGTGCCGCGGCGGCTGTGGGAAGAAGCCGGGGGAGAAGAGGGGTTCAGCCTGCGCCTGCTGCAGGGGCGGCGGGCGGCCACCAAGTTCCCGCGGGTGGCGGAAACCTACTTTCGTTCTCTGGGCCTGCAGGTAGAGATCATACGGCTGCACGGCAACATAGAGCTGGCTCCCCAGGTGGGCCTGGCGGACCTGATCGTGGATCTGGTATCCTCGGGCAAGACCCTGGCCGCCAACGACCTCCTGGCCGTGGCCGAGATAGCCGCCTGCACGGCCAGGCTGGTGGCCAACCGGGCCAGCTTCCACCTGCAGCACGAGCAGCTTCGGCAGGTGGTGGCCGGCCTCAAGGCGAGTACCCAAACAGGGTAACCGGTCCGCAGTTCTTGAAGGGTGTGCTGGTTTTCCCCGAGTTTAAGGTTGCACCTCGCGGCCAGGAGCAGGGAGGAAGCGGCGTCATGAAGATAATCGAGGCCGGGGCCAGAGAGGCGCTGCAGGAAGTGGCGGCGGGCCGCCGTCTGGTTCTGGAGCAGTACGAAGATGAGGTCAGGCCTATATTGGCCGCGGTCCGGACCGAGGGAGACGCGGCCCTGTGCCGCTTCACCGCCCGCTTCGACGGGGTGGAGCTCGAGCCCTCGCGCCTGCGGGTCACGGAGGAAGAGGTTCGGCAGGCCTGCGAGCGGGTCGACGAGGGCTTTCTGGCCGCGCTGCTCGAAGCCAAGAAGAACATAGAAACGTACCAGCGCGCCCGCCTGCCCCGGGGAGGGCTGGAGGTAGTGGGCGCCGGCAACCTGGTGGGCCACCTGGTACGGCCCCTGTCGCGGGTGGGCATCTACGTGCCCGGCGGAACCGCCGCCTACCCCTCTTCGGTGCTCATGAACGCCCTGCCGGCGCGGGTGGCCGGGGTAAGGGAGGTCGCCATGGTGACCCCCCCGGCCCCGGACGGAAGCGTCAATCCCTACACCCTGGTGGCCGCGGCCGAAGCCGGGGTCACGGAGATCTACCGGGTGGGCGGGGCCCAGGCCGTGGCCGCCCTGGCCTACGGGACCGAAACGGTGCCGGCGGTGAACAAGATCACCGGGCCGGGCAACGCCTACGTGGCCGCGGCCAAGCGGCTGGTATACGGCCGGGTGGACATCGACATGGTGGCCGGCCCCAGTGAGATCGTCGTAATAGCCGACGGCTCGGCACCGGCGGCGTACGTGGCGGCCGACCTCCTGTCACAGGCCGAGCACGACGCCCGGGCTCTGGCGGTGCTGCTGACTCCCGAGCCGGATCTGGCCCGGGCCGTAGCCCGCGAGGTCGAGGTCCAGTTGGCCGAACTGCCGCGGGAGGCCATCGCCCGGCGGGCGGTGGAGGAGAACGGCTGGCTCATGGTCACCGCCGACCTGGAAGAAGCCCTGGAGCTGGCCAACCTCCTGGCGCCCGAGCACCTGGAACTCCTGGTGGCCGAACCGTGGCGCTGGCTGGACCGGGTGCAGAACGCCGGCGCCGTATTCCTGGGCCCTTACAGCCCCGAACCGGTGGGGGACTACTGGGCCGGCCCCAATCATGTGCTGCCCACGGGCGGAGCCGCCCGGTACGCCTCGGCGCTGGGGGTGGAGGACTTCGTGAAGCGGATCAGCGTCATCGGCTACTCGGCGGCGGGACTGGCGCAGGCCGGGCCGGGGATAGTGAGGCTGGCCGAGGCCGAGGGCTTGGGCGCCCACGCGCGGGCGGTGAGAAAGCGGTTGGAGGGAGGAGACCGATGGAACGCCGGGCCACGGTGAGCCGCACCACGGCCGAAACCGACATCGCCGTTACCCTGAACCTGGACGGTCAGGGCAGATTTCAGGGCACCAGTTCCCTGGGCTTTCTCGATCACATGCTCCACCTCTGGACGGTGCACGGCGGCTTCGATCTGGAGCTCTTTGTGCAGGGAGACCTGAAGGTGGACGCCCACCACACGGTGGAGGATCTGGGCCTCTGCCTGGGCCGGGCCTGGCGGCAGGCTCTGGGCGAAGCCCGGGGAATCCGGCGCTACGGAAGCATCGTGCTGCCCATGGACGAAGCCCTGGTACTGGCGGCGGTGGATCTCAGCGGCCGCCCCTACCTGGCCTACGAGGTGGACGTGCCTGCCTGCCGCCTGGGAGACCTGGACGCCGAGCTGATCCCCGAGTTCCTCCGCGCCTTCGTGCAGGAGGCGGGTCTCACCCTGCACCTGCGCCGGCTGGCGGGGAAAAACGGGCACCACCTGATCGAGGCGGTGTTCAAGGGCCTGGCCCGGGCCCTGGCCGAGGCCGCCGAACCGGACCCGCGCCGAACGGACGTGCCCTCTACTAAAGGCCGGCTGGGGTGGTAGGAGTGCTGGCGGTAGTCGACTACGGCATGGGCAACCTGCGCAGCGTACATAAGGCTCTGGAGAAGCTGGGCTACGCCGCGGCCGTCACTTCCGATCCCCGCACCGTTGAGCGGGCGCAGGGTATTGTGCTTCCCGGCGTGGGGGCCTTCGCCGACGCCGCCCGCCGTCTGCGAGAACTGGGCCTGGACGAGGTTATCCGCCGGGCGGTGGCCGCGGGCCGGCCCTTCCTGGGCATCTGCCTGGGCCTCCAGCTTCTGTTTGAGGTCAGCGAGGAAAACGGCCCGCATCAGGGCCTGGGGATCTTCCCCGGCCGGGTGCGGCGGCTGGGCCCGGAGCTCAAGGTGCCCCACATGGGCTGGAACCAGGTGGAGCGGGTGCGGCCCTCGCCCCTGTTTTCCGGCGTTCCCGACGGCGTGCCCTTCTACTTCGTTCACTCCTACTACGCCGATCCCGCCGACCCGGAGCTGGTGCTGGCCGCCACCGATTACGGCCGGTCCTTTCCCTGCGTGGTGGGCAGGGGAGTGGTTTTCGGCGTGCAGTTCCACCCTGAAAAAAGCAGCCGCTGGGGGCTGAAGCTCCTATCTAACTTCGGGGAGATGGTGGCCCGATGCTGGTGATACCGGCCATCGACCTGCGTTCCGGCCGCTGCGTGCGCCTGTTTCAGGGCCGTGCCGACCGGGAAACCGTATACTCGGACGACCCCGTGGCCGTGGCCCGGCGCTGGGAGGCTCTGGGCGCGGCCTGGCTCCACGTGGTGGATCTGGACGGTGCCTTTGCCGGCCGGCCGCAGAACCGGGAGATAGTGCGCCGAATCGTAGGGGCGGTAAGCATTCCGGTGCAGCTCGGCGGTGGCATCCGCACCTGGGAGGACCTGGAGTCGACCCTGGACCTGGGAGTGAAGCGGGTCATCCTGGGCACGGCGGCGGTCACCCGGCCGGATCTGGTCAGGCGGGCCTGCGCGGTTTTCGGCGAGGCCGTGGCGGTGAGCCTGGACGCCAGGGAAGGCCGGGCGGCGGTTGCCGGGTGGGAAGCGGCCGCCGAAGCCTCGGTGTTGGACCTGGCCGCCTCCCTGCGGGAGTGGGGCCTGGCCCGCATAATCTATACCGACGTGTGGCGGGACGGCACCCTGGCCGGTCCCAATCTGGAGGCCACCCGCGAGGTGGCCCGGGCCAGCGGCCTCAAGGTAATCGCCGCGGGCGGGGTATCTTCTCTAGAGGACATCCAGGCCCTCAAGGAGCTCGAGCCCTTGGGCGTGGAGGGCGTGATCGTGGGCCAGGCCCTGTACACCGGGGCGGTGGATCTAAAGGCGGCCTTGACCCTGGCCGCCGGCTAAGCGAGCAACCTACGCCTGAGCTATCCTCAGTCGCCGGCGGCAGTCACGGTTGGGCCGAGTAACTAAAGCGTGCCGGGCACCGAACTCCCCTTTCCTTAGTTCGGTCGGCTAAGCGGTCGGTACGAGGGGGAACCGGGACTGCCGGCGTGAAAGTGAAGACCCGTCATACCTGACGTGAGAGGAGGCCTGCCCGGGCCATGCTTACCAAGCGTATAATCCCCTGCCTCGACGTGCACCGCGGCCGGGTGGTGAAGGGTACCCGGTTTGTGAACCTCCGGGACGCCGGCGACCCGGTAGAGCTGGCCGCCTACTACGACCGCGAAGGCGCGGACGAGCTGGTGTTCCTGGACATCAGCGCCTCCGCCGAAGACCGGCCCATCTTGCGGGACCTGGTGTGGCGCACCGCCGGAGAGGTGTTCATCCCCTTCACCGTGGGCGGAGGCCTGCGGAGCCTGGAGGACATCCGCATGATCCTGGAGGCGGGAGCGGACAAGGTTTCCCTTAACACCGCCGCGGTGCAGAACCCCGACCTGGTGGCCGAGGCGGCGCGCCGCTTCGGGACCCAGTGCATCGTGGTGGCGATTGATGCCCGCCGCTGCGGGCCCGACCGCTGGGAAGTATACACCCACGGCGGCCGCCAGCCGACCGGCCTCGACGCCGTGGAGTGGGCCCGGCGGGTGGAAGACTTGGGCGCGGGTGAAATCCTGCTGACCAGCATGGACCGGGACGGCACCAAGGACGGCTACGACCTGGAGCTGACCCGGGCCATCAGCCGGGCGGTGAAGATCCCGGTAATCGCCTCCGGCGGCGCGGGCACCCTGGAGCACCTGTGGGAGGGCCTGGTGCTGGGAGAGGCAGACGCGGTCCTGGCCGCCTCCATCTTCCACTACGGCGAGTACACCATCCGCCAGGCCAAGGAATACCTGGCCCAGAAAGGGGTGCCGGTGCGGCCGTGGGAGTAGACCTTTCTGTCCTCAAGTTCGACGAGCGCGGGCTCATCCCCGCCGTAATACAGGACGAGAACGGCCGGGTGCTCATGCTGGCCTACATGAACCGGGAAGCGCTGGAGAAAACCCTGGCCGAAGGCCGCACCTGGTTCTTCAGCCGCAGCCGGGGCCGGCTGTGGCTTAAGGGCGAGACCTCCGGCCACTACCAGTACGTTCGCTCCATCGCCTACGACTGCGACGCCGACGCCCTCCTGGTCCGGGTGCGGCAGGAAGGGGTGGCCTGCCACGAGGGCCGCTACTCCTGCTTCCACAACTCCCTGAGCCGGGAAGGAAAGGAGCCGGAAGGGGGGCACCCCAATCCCCTGGCCCGGGCCCTGGAGGAACTGGTGGCGGTAATCGCCGAGCGGGACGAGCACCGGCCCGAAGGCGCCTACACCACCTACCTCTTCGAGCGCGGGGTGGACAAGATCGGCAAGAAGGTGGTCGAAGAGGCGGCGGAAACCATCATCGCCGCCAAGAACGCCGACCGGGAAGAAGTCGCCAGTGAAGCGGCCGACCTTCTCTACCACCTGCTGGTGCTGCTCAGGGCTTCGGGCGTGAGCCCGTCGGAAGTGGGGGAGGAACTATTAAGGCGTCGGCGGTGAAGGGCATGGACCCCGCGGACGATCTCCTGCGCGGCCTTAACCCCCGCCAGCGCGAGGCGGTAGAACACCCCGGCGGGCCGGTGCTGGTGCTGGCCGGAGCCGGCAGCGGCAAGACGCGGGTGCTCACCCACCGGGTGGCCTACCTGATACGCCGCCACCGGGTTCCTGCCGGCCGCATCCTGGCCATCACCTTCACCAATAAGGCGGCCAACGAAATGAAGGAGAGGCTCGAGGTCCTGCTGGGGGGCCAGGTGCGGGACCTGTGGGTCAGCACCTTTCACGCGGCCTGCGTGCGCATCCTGCGGCGGGACATTCCCGCCCTGGGCTATCCGAGGAGTTTTGTCATCTACGACGAGGCCGACCAGCAGGCGCTTCTGCGCCGGGGTCTCAAGGAGCTGAACCTGGACGAAAAGCGCTACCCGCCGCGCAGCCTGGCTGCAGCCATCGGCCAGCTCAAGAACCAGCTGTGGACCCCGGAGCGGGCGCAGCACGAGGCCCGCGACCTCTACGCCCGCCAGGTGGCCCGGGTCTACGCCTGGTACCAGGAGAAGCTGAAAGAGAACTTCGCCCTGGATTTCGACGACCTCATCATGCAGACCGTCATCCTTTTCCGGGAGCATCCGGAAATCCTCCGCTACTACCAGGAAAAGTTCCTGCACATACTGGTAGACGAGTACCAGGACACCAACCACGCCCAGTACGTGCTGGTCAGCCTCCTGGGGGCCCGGCACCGGAACGTCTACGTGGTGGGCGATCCCGACCAGTCCATTTACCGCTGGCGGGGGGCAGACATAAGAAACATCCTGGAATTCGAGCGCGACTACCCCGAGGCCCGGGTCATTCTTCTGGAGCAGAACTACCGCTCCACCCAGGCCATCCTGGAGGCGGCCAACGCCCTGATCCGTCAGAACCGGGAGCGGCCGGACAAGGCCCTGTGGACGGAAAACGACTACGGGCTGCCTCCGGTGGGCTACGAGGCGCTGGACGAGAGCGACGAGGCGCGGTTCGTGGCCCGGGAGATACTCCGGCTGCGCCAGGAAGAGGGCCGGCCCTTCAGCCATTTCGCCGTGCTCTACCGCACCCACGCCCAGTCCCGGGTCCTGGAAGAGTGCTTCCTCCGGCTGGGGCTGCCCTACGAGGTCTTCGGGGGGGTGCGCTTCTACGAGCGCAAGGAGATCAAGGACCTTCTGGCCTACCTCCGGGTGCTGGTCAACCCCGCGGACACGGTAAGCCTGGAGCGGATAATCAACGTGCCCCGGCGCGGGGTGGGAGACGTGACCTGGAGCCGCATCCTGGCCGAGGCGGCGGCGGGCGGCCGCACCGCCTGGGAGGTTCTGGCGGACGCCGGCCGCCTGGAAGGGGTGAGCCGGCGGGTGAAGAACAACCTTTCCCGGCTGGTGGAATTCATGGAGGCCCTGCGGGCGGAGAAAGACGCCCTTCCCGTAACCCGCTTGGTGGAAAGGCTGCTGGAGGACAGCGGCTATTTGGCCGAACTGCGGGCGGACGCCACTCCCGAGGGCCAGGCGCGGCTGGAAAACGTGGAGGAGTTCCTCTCCGTGGCCCTGGCCTACGACCGCGAGCCCGAACCGGAAAAGAGCCTGGAGGACTTCCTGGCCCGGCTGTCCCTGGTAACCGATATCGACCAGTTGCGGGAGGCCGACCGGGTGGTGCTGCTCACCCTGCACATGGCCAAAGGGCTGGAGTTTCCGGTAGTCTTCCTGGTGGGGCTGGAAGAAGGGGTCTTCCCCCACGTCCGCTCCCTGGGCGAGCGGGCGGAACTGGAGGAGGAGCGCCGCCTCTGCTACGTGGGCATGACCCGCGCGCGCGAGCGGCTCTACCTCACCTGGGCGCGGGTGCGGACCCTCTACGGCTACACCGAGGCCCACCCGGTCTCGCGCTTCGTGCAGGAGATCCCTCCCTCGCTTATAATGCTGGAGGAAGCGGTGGAAGCGGAGCCGTCCCCGCCCGCCGCCGACGGGTTCCGCCTGGGCGAGGTGGTGGAGCACGCCCGCTGGGGCCGGGGCGTGGTGGTGCAGGTGTCGCCCGGCCAGGTGACCGTGGCCTTCCCCGAGGCCGGGATCAAGCACCTGCTGCTGGAGTACGCGCCCCTGCGCAAGGTGGAGGACGGCTGAGGCGAAGCCGGGACCGGCAACGCCAAGCCGCTGGTGCTGCTGGGTGTACGCGCGGGCAAAGTCAACGATGGTTTATGGATGACGATCATGCTAGTTAGCGCTGGCCGTTCCGGGTCTCCCGTGCGTACTGTCACCATCGCCGGCCGAACTAGGGCTCGGGCCTTCGCCCTCCGGCGGGCTCCCGACGCAGGCGCCGTCCGTGGCGCCGCGTCGCTGCGGCCGTCCGTGGCCTCCGGCCCGCCTCCGGGCTCGCCCTTGCCGAGTTCGGCACCCGGCGAGTTGCCAATGTACTCACGGGAGACCAGGAACGCCCGGCAACCCGGAACCCAGGATAACTCGGGGTCGAGCCGGGTTACGCGCCCAACCCGAAAACTTAGCCCGGCGTTGGGGGTGAAATATGTGAGCGGAAAGCCCGAGAAGCTAACCCCGGAGCAGGCCCGGGCGCGGGCCGAGGAACTCAGGCGCCAGATCGAAGAGCACAACTACTACTATTACGTTCTGGACGCCCCCCGCATCAGCGACGCCGAGTACGACGCCCTGGTGCGGGAGCTGGAAGAGCTGGAGGGGCGCTTCCCGGAGCTGGTCACCCCGGACTCGCCCACGCAGCGGGTGGGCGGCCGCCCCCTGGAGGCCTTCGGCACGGTAAGCCACCCGGTGCCCCTGTTGAGCCTGGCCAACGCCTTCAACGAGGGAGAACTGGCCGACTTCGACCGCCGGGTGCGCCAGGCCGTGGGGCCGGTGGACTACGTGGTGGAACTCAAGATCGACGGCCTTTCCGTTTCCGTAACCTACCGGGACGGGCTGTTCGTCACCGGCGCCACCCGGGGCGACGGCCTGGTGGGCGAGGACATAACCCAGAACCTCCGCACCGTGGTTACCCTGCCCCTGCGGCTGCGCCGGCCGGTGCCCTACCTGGTGGCCCGGGGCGAGGCCTACCTGCCCAAGGAGGCCTTCGCCAGGCTGAACCGGGAGCGGGAGGAGGCGGGCGAGCCCACCTTCGCCAACCCCCGCAACGCCGCCGCCGGCAGCCTGCGCCAGCTCGACCCCAGGGTAACCGCCTCCCGGCCGCTGCGGCTCTTCTTCTACGACCTCCT
The Clostridia bacterium DNA segment above includes these coding regions:
- the pcrA gene encoding DNA helicase PcrA codes for the protein MDPADDLLRGLNPRQREAVEHPGGPVLVLAGAGSGKTRVLTHRVAYLIRRHRVPAGRILAITFTNKAANEMKERLEVLLGGQVRDLWVSTFHAACVRILRRDIPALGYPRSFVIYDEADQQALLRRGLKELNLDEKRYPPRSLAAAIGQLKNQLWTPERAQHEARDLYARQVARVYAWYQEKLKENFALDFDDLIMQTVILFREHPEILRYYQEKFLHILVDEYQDTNHAQYVLVSLLGARHRNVYVVGDPDQSIYRWRGADIRNILEFERDYPEARVILLEQNYRSTQAILEAANALIRQNRERPDKALWTENDYGLPPVGYEALDESDEARFVAREILRLRQEEGRPFSHFAVLYRTHAQSRVLEECFLRLGLPYEVFGGVRFYERKEIKDLLAYLRVLVNPADTVSLERIINVPRRGVGDVTWSRILAEAAAGGRTAWEVLADAGRLEGVSRRVKNNLSRLVEFMEALRAEKDALPVTRLVERLLEDSGYLAELRADATPEGQARLENVEEFLSVALAYDREPEPEKSLEDFLARLSLVTDIDQLREADRVVLLTLHMAKGLEFPVVFLVGLEEGVFPHVRSLGERAELEEERRLCYVGMTRARERLYLTWARVRTLYGYTEAHPVSRFVQEIPPSLIMLEEAVEAEPSPPAADGFRLGEVVEHARWGRGVVVQVSPGQVTVAFPEAGIKHLLLEYAPLRKVEDG
- the hisF gene encoding imidazole glycerol phosphate synthase subunit HisF, whose protein sequence is MLTKRIIPCLDVHRGRVVKGTRFVNLRDAGDPVELAAYYDREGADELVFLDISASAEDRPILRDLVWRTAGEVFIPFTVGGGLRSLEDIRMILEAGADKVSLNTAAVQNPDLVAEAARRFGTQCIVVAIDARRCGPDRWEVYTHGGRQPTGLDAVEWARRVEDLGAGEILLTSMDRDGTKDGYDLELTRAISRAVKIPVIASGGAGTLEHLWEGLVLGEADAVLAASIFHYGEYTIRQAKEYLAQKGVPVRPWE
- the hisIE gene encoding bifunctional phosphoribosyl-AMP cyclohydrolase/phosphoribosyl-ATP diphosphatase HisIE, whose translation is MGVDLSVLKFDERGLIPAVIQDENGRVLMLAYMNREALEKTLAEGRTWFFSRSRGRLWLKGETSGHYQYVRSIAYDCDADALLVRVRQEGVACHEGRYSCFHNSLSREGKEPEGGHPNPLARALEELVAVIAERDEHRPEGAYTTYLFERGVDKIGKKVVEEAAETIIAAKNADREEVASEAADLLYHLLVLLRASGVSPSEVGEELLRRRR